The Thiothrix subterranea genome has a segment encoding these proteins:
- a CDS encoding sugar phosphate nucleotidyltransferase, producing the protein MKAMILAAGKGTRVRPITNEMPKPMIPILRKPVMESIVELLRTHGVEDIVVNTSHLAPVIENYFRDGNQLGVQIAYSYEGYMTEEGLEGKALGSAGGMKRIQNFSGFFDETFIVLCGDAWIDLDLTEALRQHREKGGVATIILQEVPREEVHKYGVVKLDAHQRIVQFQEKPKPEAAVSNLINTGIYLFEPEIFDYIPAGVEYDIGSQLFPALVAAGEEFYGIKMDFQWVDIGSVPDVWEATRKALQGDIHGFQMPGKQVRPGVWAGINVSVNWERVNIIPPVYIGSSTQIEAGSKITGPCMIGANCLIESGAEISECLISDYTRIGGMATLDHKLIFGGDCIAPDGSVLNVGETQIRWLVDDRRRALNPSDIHDMLLFNNMHSFYGELARETEAA; encoded by the coding sequence ATGAAAGCGATGATTCTGGCAGCCGGTAAAGGCACGCGCGTGCGCCCAATTACCAACGAAATGCCCAAACCGATGATTCCGATCTTGCGCAAGCCGGTGATGGAATCCATTGTGGAATTGCTGCGCACTCACGGTGTCGAAGACATTGTGGTCAATACCAGCCACCTTGCCCCCGTGATCGAAAACTATTTTCGTGACGGGAATCAGTTAGGGGTACAAATTGCGTATTCCTACGAAGGCTACATGACCGAAGAAGGCTTGGAAGGCAAGGCGCTAGGATCGGCAGGCGGCATGAAGCGCATTCAAAACTTTTCCGGGTTTTTCGATGAAACCTTCATTGTGCTGTGTGGCGATGCCTGGATTGATCTCGATCTGACCGAAGCCTTGCGCCAACACCGCGAAAAAGGCGGGGTGGCGACCATTATCTTGCAGGAAGTCCCCCGCGAGGAAGTACACAAATACGGCGTGGTCAAACTGGATGCGCATCAACGCATTGTGCAGTTTCAGGAAAAGCCCAAGCCGGAAGCTGCGGTTTCTAACCTGATCAATACCGGCATCTACTTGTTTGAGCCGGAGATTTTCGACTATATCCCAGCGGGTGTGGAATACGACATTGGCAGTCAGTTGTTCCCGGCATTGGTTGCGGCGGGTGAGGAATTCTACGGCATCAAAATGGATTTCCAGTGGGTGGATATTGGTTCCGTGCCGGATGTGTGGGAAGCCACGCGCAAAGCCCTGCAAGGGGATATTCACGGCTTTCAAATGCCCGGCAAACAAGTGCGCCCCGGCGTATGGGCAGGGATTAATGTCAGCGTGAATTGGGAGCGGGTCAACATTATCCCGCCGGTCTACATTGGCAGCAGCACGCAAATCGAAGCAGGCAGCAAGATTACCGGCCCGTGCATGATTGGGGCTAACTGCCTGATCGAGTCTGGCGCAGAAATCAGCGAATGCCTGATTAGCGATTATACCCGCATCGGTGGCATGGCAACCTTGGATCACAAACTGATCTTTGGCGGTGACTGCATTGCACCGGATGGCAGTGTGTTGAATGTGGGTGAAACGCAAATTCGCTGGTTAGTGGATGACAGACGCCGGGCGCTCAACCCTAGCGACATTCACGACATGCTGCTGTTCAATAATATGCACAGTTTCTATGGCGAATTGGCACGGGAAACGGAGGCAGCCTAA
- a CDS encoding glycoside hydrolase family 2 protein — MKRLVWAVIMVWVLLLQGCSSIPSSQPDSVSKTGSLAGQWEFLPSGSEAMPAAKAVWQTINIPSNWYTQGYDHHGVAWYRLKFNANTSPETVSTLHFGGVDYFAAVWLNGQKLGSHEGYFQEFAFDISQHLKAGENILLVRVNSPQEKAEDYSLRKRLIKGIFSHHDTRPGGAWSDRGQEQNTGGIWGEVRLRQTQQVQLEPKRVQVQPVQGLEQWQVLVALDVLGELPANTKLQWQIGAWRGETPARQSLSITVSNPKLWNPHGYGNPNLYKLTVSAVHDGKVLDTFERTIGFRKIRRSPQEIWSINDQRIQLKGTNYIASQWLSEMSSADFRRDIQLMLDANINTVRVHAHVTAPEFYRLCDEMGLMVWQDFPLQWGYQDTPEFHQQAVSQVGDMIRQFGQYTSIIQWTLHNEPPWDADWMKWKYKDYNPQQNKVLDNKLHRAALALEKTRPISMISSTKEHPWLGWYSGHWLDYAKPTKTATIAEFGAQALPDKATLRKILGHEAELPTTDAAWEAWAFHNFQRKETLEIAKIPQGKTLDEFIDNTQQYQARLNQLAAESYRRQAYRPVGALFQFMLVEDWASMNWGMVDFWRKPKPGYYALQRAYQPILPSLAWNKVDYAAGETITFGAWALNDSAANYPNARYAIKLLGDKQTLDAQTWAFNLTADMHQHLRDYTAPALDAGEYRLEAAIHDAQGNLLSSNEYRFTVQPQQ; from the coding sequence ATGAAACGGCTGGTTTGGGCAGTCATCATGGTGTGGGTACTGCTCTTGCAGGGATGCAGCAGCATCCCGTCCAGTCAGCCTGATTCTGTCAGTAAAACGGGTTCGCTGGCGGGGCAGTGGGAATTTCTGCCCTCCGGTTCGGAGGCTATGCCCGCTGCCAAAGCCGTATGGCAAACCATCAATATTCCCAGCAATTGGTACACGCAAGGCTATGACCATCATGGCGTGGCATGGTATCGGCTCAAGTTTAACGCGAATACGTCCCCTGAAACCGTGTCTACCCTGCATTTTGGCGGGGTGGACTACTTTGCCGCTGTGTGGTTGAACGGGCAAAAGCTCGGTTCACACGAAGGTTATTTTCAAGAATTTGCGTTTGATATTTCGCAGCATCTGAAGGCTGGCGAGAATATTTTACTGGTGCGAGTGAACAGTCCGCAGGAAAAGGCGGAAGATTATTCGCTGCGTAAGCGATTGATTAAAGGCATTTTTTCGCACCACGATACGCGCCCCGGTGGGGCTTGGTCGGATCGGGGGCAGGAACAGAATACCGGCGGCATTTGGGGTGAGGTGCGTTTGCGCCAAACACAGCAGGTACAACTTGAACCCAAACGTGTGCAGGTGCAGCCGGTGCAAGGGCTGGAGCAGTGGCAGGTGTTGGTGGCTTTGGATGTATTGGGGGAGTTGCCAGCAAACACTAAACTGCAATGGCAAATAGGGGCTTGGCGGGGCGAAACGCCCGCACGTCAATCCTTATCTATTACCGTTTCTAATCCTAAACTCTGGAATCCGCACGGCTACGGCAACCCCAACCTCTACAAGCTAACCGTCAGCGCCGTACACGATGGCAAAGTACTCGATACCTTCGAGCGCACCATTGGCTTCCGCAAAATCCGCCGTTCGCCGCAAGAAATCTGGAGCATCAATGACCAGCGTATCCAGCTCAAAGGCACGAATTACATTGCCAGCCAGTGGCTCAGTGAGATGTCATCGGCTGATTTTCGCCGCGACATTCAATTGATGCTGGATGCGAATATCAACACCGTGCGCGTCCATGCCCACGTCACTGCCCCTGAATTTTACCGTTTGTGCGATGAAATGGGTTTGATGGTGTGGCAAGATTTCCCATTGCAATGGGGCTATCAGGACACACCCGAATTCCATCAGCAAGCGGTGTCACAAGTCGGCGATATGATCCGCCAATTCGGGCAATACACTTCCATCATCCAGTGGACGTTGCACAACGAGCCACCGTGGGATGCGGATTGGATGAAGTGGAAGTACAAAGATTACAACCCGCAGCAAAACAAAGTGCTGGATAACAAGCTGCATCGTGCGGCGTTGGCGTTGGAAAAAACTCGCCCGATCAGCATGATTTCTTCCACCAAAGAACACCCGTGGTTGGGCTGGTATTCGGGGCATTGGCTCGATTACGCCAAGCCGACCAAGACCGCCACCATAGCCGAATTCGGTGCGCAAGCCTTGCCGGATAAAGCAACCTTGCGCAAGATTCTGGGGCATGAAGCGGAATTGCCCACCACCGATGCGGCATGGGAGGCATGGGCATTTCACAACTTCCAGCGCAAAGAAACCTTGGAGATTGCCAAGATCCCACAAGGCAAAACGTTGGATGAATTCATTGATAATACCCAGCAATACCAAGCGCGGTTAAATCAGCTTGCAGCAGAATCCTACCGTCGCCAAGCGTACCGTCCAGTCGGAGCGTTGTTCCAGTTCATGCTGGTGGAAGATTGGGCTTCGATGAATTGGGGCATGGTGGATTTTTGGCGCAAACCCAAACCGGGGTATTACGCTTTGCAACGTGCTTATCAGCCCATTTTGCCGAGTCTGGCGTGGAACAAGGTGGATTATGCAGCGGGTGAAACCATTACGTTTGGCGCGTGGGCGTTGAATGACAGCGCCGCGAATTACCCGAATGCACGTTATGCCATCAAACTGTTAGGCGACAAGCAAACGCTGGATGCGCAAACATGGGCATTCAACCTGACGGCGGATATGCACCAGCATTTGCGGGATTACACCGCACCTGCATTGGATGCGGGCGAGTACCGTCTGGAAGCCGCTATCCACGATGCGCAAGGCAATCTGTTAAGCAGCAACGAATACCGTTTCACCGTTCAACCACAACAATAA
- a CDS encoding STAS domain-containing protein, whose translation MKLSTHVQSDFTIATIDETRMDAAIAPEFKYQIVQLLEDGATRIVLDLSTVKFMDSSSLGVLVSLLKMVGNRGDLIIVGAKGVVADLFKLTRMERVFRMADSVEAALGAVAA comes from the coding sequence ATGAAACTTTCTACGCATGTTCAAAGCGATTTTACCATTGCAACCATTGACGAAACCCGCATGGATGCTGCCATTGCTCCCGAATTTAAGTATCAAATTGTGCAACTGCTCGAAGACGGTGCAACCCGTATTGTCTTGGATTTGAGCACCGTCAAGTTCATGGACAGTAGCAGCCTCGGCGTACTGGTCAGCCTGTTGAAAATGGTGGGCAATCGTGGCGATCTGATCATTGTCGGTGCGAAAGGTGTTGTGGCGGATCTGTTTAAGCTGACCCGCATGGAGCGCGTATTCCGCATGGCTGATAGCGTTGAAGCCGCATTAGGTGCCGTTGCTGCCTAG
- a CDS encoding ATP-binding protein: protein METTYKHYDIRLSIDSRLEQVRVLSGALRGIGKELELSDDKLGQLELMMVEAVNNVIEHAYEMQGGNDVRVRVEYNSEVVNLIISDSGRTMPDAVHAETHEMPDPEDLPEGGWGMGLIHLLADSIRYIRDAKGNHLHVSKQLV from the coding sequence ATGGAAACGACTTACAAACACTATGACATTCGGCTCTCTATCGACAGCCGTTTGGAGCAAGTACGGGTGTTGTCAGGTGCATTACGCGGGATCGGCAAAGAGCTGGAACTGTCCGATGATAAGCTGGGGCAACTCGAATTAATGATGGTGGAAGCCGTCAACAATGTCATCGAACACGCTTACGAAATGCAGGGTGGCAACGATGTGCGGGTGCGGGTGGAATACAACTCGGAAGTGGTGAATCTGATCATTTCTGACAGTGGGCGCACGATGCCAGACGCGGTACACGCCGAGACGCATGAAATGCCTGACCCGGAAGACTTGCCGGAAGGCGGTTGGGGCATGGGTTTGATTCACTTGCTGGCAGATTCCATTCGCTATATCCGTGATGCCAAAGGCAACCACCTGCACGTCAGCAAGCAGTTGGTTTGA
- a CDS encoding FIST signal transduction protein has product MHLTPAQIFVDQSGSCEGLLQSLDKAIAAGAQSVLVFAADANGFTPAQLDTYLQALSIPIFGGIFPEIIANGQILQQGSVVCALPIVSEVYHIEHLSDPDADYFSAIEALSALTPANATLVTLVDGLSKRISSLLESLYEIFGGHYQYIGGGAGSLSFEQKPCLFSNQGLRMDCAQITCIQLPLSIGIEHGWRKFAGPFFVTGAYNNTITTLDYQPAFEVYRKVVEADSGKRFADGTFFDLAKAYPFGLERLSSDVVVRDPLFVDGNKLICVGEVPANHIIYILKGEADDLLAASRACATTAMRVPTPPALGLLFDCISRTLFLQERFAEEIDNIHAHLPAGVPLIGALSLGEIADAGNTCLEFFNKTIVLGILAQTKESAA; this is encoded by the coding sequence ATGCACCTAACGCCTGCCCAAATCTTTGTTGATCAGAGTGGAAGCTGCGAGGGCTTGCTGCAATCGCTGGATAAAGCTATCGCGGCGGGAGCGCAAAGTGTCTTGGTCTTCGCCGCCGATGCGAATGGCTTCACTCCCGCGCAACTGGATACTTACCTACAAGCACTTTCCATCCCCATCTTTGGCGGTATTTTTCCTGAAATCATTGCCAATGGGCAAATCCTGCAACAAGGCAGTGTGGTTTGCGCCTTACCCATTGTCAGTGAGGTGTACCATATCGAACACTTATCTGACCCTGATGCGGATTATTTTTCCGCAATAGAAGCCCTATCCGCACTAACACCCGCCAATGCCACCCTGGTAACGTTGGTTGATGGCTTAAGCAAACGTATCAGCTCACTGTTAGAAAGCCTGTATGAAATCTTTGGCGGGCATTATCAATATATCGGCGGCGGCGCTGGCTCACTCAGTTTCGAGCAAAAGCCCTGTCTATTCAGCAACCAAGGCTTGCGGATGGATTGCGCTCAAATCACCTGCATCCAACTGCCGCTCAGTATCGGAATTGAGCACGGCTGGCGCAAATTTGCCGGGCCATTTTTTGTCACCGGCGCTTACAACAACACGATTACCACGCTTGATTACCAACCGGCTTTTGAGGTGTATCGCAAAGTCGTCGAAGCCGACAGCGGTAAACGCTTTGCAGATGGTACATTTTTTGATCTCGCCAAAGCCTACCCGTTTGGTTTGGAACGCTTAAGCAGCGATGTCGTGGTGCGTGATCCACTGTTCGTCGACGGTAATAAATTAATCTGTGTGGGGGAAGTACCCGCCAATCACATTATTTACATCCTCAAAGGCGAGGCTGATGACTTGCTGGCAGCATCACGCGCTTGCGCTACCACCGCCATGCGCGTGCCAACGCCCCCGGCATTGGGATTATTGTTCGATTGCATCAGCCGTACCTTGTTTCTACAAGAACGGTTTGCGGAAGAGATCGACAATATTCACGCGCATTTGCCTGCCGGAGTGCCATTGATCGGGGCGTTATCCTTGGGTGAAATCGCCGATGCGGGCAACACCTGTTTGGAATTTTTTAACAAAACCATCGTCTTGGGCATCCTCGCTCAAACCAAGGAATCCGCTGCATGA
- a CDS encoding glycosyltransferase family 2 protein, with protein MGFYFDKFEDRKPEPPLEYSAVTESIWQFLAVIALTLGAWYLWWRWTASLNPDALWYAIPLAFAETASYFGLGLFVFNLWKVQDYEQLPPPSTLSEVVRPDHGEERPLKVDVFFPSYNEDVELVRLSIRDAKKVTYPHSIELKIFVLDDGKRAEMRQVAEEEGVGYITRTSNIGFKAGNLRNAMEQTHGDFIVICDADTRPFPTILEHTLGYFRDPDVAWVQTPQWFFDLPEGKRLPDVLGKYLKAPGRWLGKGVEAMIGEMRVGEDPFVNEPKMFYDIIQRRRNWANASFCCGAGSIHRREAVMEAALKTYSDTIEKQVGKQSKQLQKLMGGEALDSGLVQEMRHQVAGEEEFTPYRFHVSEDIYTSIVLHSDEDRHWKSVLHPAVESKMLSPQDLLSWTVQRFKYAGGTLDIVMHDNPMTRKGMSWAQRLMYGATAWSYLGGIWNMMFLAAPLVYLFSGIAPVSAYTGDFFLHILPFLIAMELAFMVGTWGIAGYRSKASYLSFFPVNLQAIWTVLKGEQIKFPVTPKDRQEGNFFHLVLPQFAVIVLTVLGIAYASVQFFVLGNDDYSMGGILTNLFWGLNNILALSGIVMAAFWRPEEEVTV; from the coding sequence ATGGGATTCTATTTCGACAAGTTTGAAGACCGCAAACCCGAACCGCCGCTGGAATATTCGGCGGTAACGGAAAGCATTTGGCAATTTCTCGCCGTCATCGCCTTGACCTTGGGGGCGTGGTATTTGTGGTGGCGGTGGACGGCTTCGCTTAATCCGGATGCGCTGTGGTATGCGATTCCGCTGGCATTTGCGGAAACCGCCTCCTATTTTGGGCTGGGCTTGTTCGTGTTCAACTTGTGGAAAGTGCAGGATTATGAGCAATTGCCGCCGCCTTCGACACTCAGTGAAGTGGTGCGCCCTGATCATGGCGAAGAACGCCCGCTGAAGGTGGATGTGTTTTTCCCTAGCTACAATGAAGATGTGGAGCTGGTACGCCTGAGTATCCGTGATGCCAAAAAGGTGACATATCCGCATTCGATTGAACTGAAAATTTTCGTGTTGGATGATGGCAAACGCGCGGAAATGCGCCAAGTCGCGGAAGAAGAGGGTGTGGGTTACATCACCCGCACCAGCAATATCGGTTTCAAAGCAGGCAATTTGCGCAATGCGATGGAGCAAACCCACGGTGATTTCATTGTGATTTGCGATGCCGATACGCGCCCGTTTCCGACAATTTTGGAACACACGCTCGGCTATTTTCGCGACCCTGACGTGGCGTGGGTGCAAACTCCGCAATGGTTTTTCGACCTGCCGGAAGGCAAACGTTTACCCGATGTGTTGGGTAAATACTTGAAAGCCCCCGGTCGTTGGCTGGGCAAAGGCGTGGAAGCAATGATCGGTGAAATGCGCGTGGGCGAAGACCCGTTCGTGAATGAGCCAAAAATGTTTTACGACATTATCCAACGCCGCCGTAACTGGGCGAATGCGTCGTTTTGTTGCGGGGCAGGCTCGATCCATCGGCGTGAAGCAGTGATGGAAGCGGCGCTCAAAACCTATTCCGATACCATCGAAAAGCAGGTCGGTAAGCAGTCCAAACAGTTGCAAAAGCTGATGGGTGGGGAAGCACTCGACAGCGGTTTGGTGCAGGAAATGCGCCATCAGGTAGCGGGCGAAGAGGAATTTACCCCGTACCGTTTCCACGTTTCGGAAGATATTTACACCTCGATTGTGCTGCATTCGGATGAAGATCGGCATTGGAAATCGGTGCTGCATCCGGCGGTTGAATCCAAAATGTTGTCGCCGCAAGACTTGTTGAGTTGGACAGTGCAACGCTTTAAATACGCAGGCGGTACATTGGATATTGTCATGCACGACAATCCGATGACGCGCAAAGGCATGAGTTGGGCGCAACGCTTGATGTATGGCGCAACGGCATGGTCATACCTTGGTGGTATCTGGAATATGATGTTTTTGGCAGCACCTTTGGTGTATTTGTTTAGTGGGATTGCGCCGGTGAGTGCTTACACCGGGGATTTTTTCCTGCACATTTTGCCGTTCCTGATTGCGATGGAATTGGCGTTTATGGTGGGGACATGGGGAATTGCGGGCTACCGTTCCAAAGCCAGTTACTTGTCATTTTTCCCGGTGAATCTTCAGGCGATTTGGACGGTGTTGAAGGGTGAACAGATTAAGTTTCCGGTGACACCAAAAGACCGGCAAGAAGGTAATTTTTTCCATCTGGTGCTGCCGCAATTTGCGGTGATTGTGTTGACGGTGCTGGGGATTGCGTATGCCAGCGTGCAGTTTTTTGTGCTGGGTAACGATGATTATTCGATGGGTGGAATTCTGACCAATCTGTTTTGGGGGCTGAATAATATTTTGGCGTTGAGTGGGATTGTGATGGCGGCGTTTTGGCGACCAGAAGAAGAGGTGACAGTATGA
- a CDS encoding response regulator: MSPTLELVSIQYALALLIGQDLDLRTMLRKFLPPALKLLNCRSGYIWLHKGITLDNAAQAPLPCYSYPTLRGTLETDQPLLATHILRLANQGWSIKKPGETILIEDMHYHFMPLGDNGLLVVVREPPLPEAHILALGLVLRRLETACLACLQHAYLEDARKEALQAKEMAEQASKAKSEFLAMISHEIRTPMNGIIGLTDLMLYSEVSESQREHLGMIKSSSSALLDIINEILDFSRMEAGTLTLNTAPFQLRALLQDTFAPLALRARAKHLQFQWDILADVPDALAGDIGRLRQVMINLVGNAIKFTEQGDVSVTISLQSGAPTGQVFVMFAVRDTGIGIPRDKQASIFQPFQQADSSITRRYGGTGLGLTISSQLIAMMGGTLRVDSDVGDGSIFYFSVPFTIVAHVKPTAPVAPQALLRAERVLSILLAEDNAVNRMLAVRLLNKAGHHVKVAENGRDAVQAWENNRPDVILMDVQMPIMDGLEATTLIRAQEHAQQLPHTPIVALTANAMSSDREQCLNSGMDDFLSKPFNVQDLLDVLMRVCPVKEINDE, from the coding sequence ATGAGTCCAACGCTGGAACTGGTTTCCATTCAATACGCACTGGCTTTATTGATTGGGCAAGATCTGGATTTGCGCACCATGTTACGCAAATTTTTGCCACCCGCCTTAAAGCTGCTGAATTGCCGGAGCGGTTACATTTGGTTGCACAAAGGCATCACGCTGGATAATGCGGCACAAGCCCCACTCCCTTGCTACAGCTACCCGACCCTGCGCGGCACATTGGAAACGGATCAACCCCTGTTAGCCACACACATCCTGCGACTCGCCAACCAAGGCTGGTCAATCAAAAAGCCGGGCGAAACCATCCTCATAGAAGACATGCATTACCATTTCATGCCGCTCGGCGATAACGGTTTATTGGTGGTCGTGCGTGAGCCGCCATTGCCGGAAGCCCACATACTCGCTTTAGGTTTGGTGCTCAGGCGTTTAGAAACCGCGTGCCTGGCCTGTTTGCAGCACGCCTATTTAGAAGATGCTCGCAAAGAAGCCTTGCAAGCCAAGGAAATGGCAGAACAAGCCAGCAAAGCCAAAAGCGAATTTCTGGCGATGATTAGCCACGAAATACGCACCCCCATGAACGGTATTATCGGCTTAACCGATTTAATGTTGTACAGCGAGGTATCGGAATCGCAACGCGAACACTTGGGCATGATCAAATCCTCATCGAGTGCCTTGCTGGATATTATCAATGAAATTCTCGATTTCTCACGCATGGAAGCCGGAACGCTGACGCTCAACACCGCTCCTTTCCAATTGCGGGCTTTATTGCAAGACACGTTTGCACCACTGGCCTTACGCGCCCGCGCCAAGCACTTGCAGTTTCAGTGGGACATTCTGGCTGACGTGCCAGATGCTTTAGCCGGTGACATCGGGCGCTTGCGTCAAGTGATGATCAATTTAGTCGGCAATGCCATTAAATTCACCGAACAAGGCGATGTTAGCGTCACTATCAGCCTGCAAAGCGGCGCTCCCACGGGACAAGTGTTTGTCATGTTTGCCGTGCGTGACACTGGCATTGGCATTCCCCGCGACAAGCAAGCCAGCATTTTTCAGCCCTTTCAGCAAGCGGACAGCTCCATCACCCGACGCTATGGCGGCACGGGCTTGGGCTTAACGATTTCCTCGCAATTGATCGCCATGATGGGCGGTACTTTGCGGGTAGACAGTGATGTGGGTGACGGCAGCATTTTCTATTTCAGCGTGCCCTTCACCATCGTCGCTCACGTCAAACCGACAGCACCCGTTGCACCGCAGGCACTGCTGCGTGCCGAACGGGTATTGTCGATTTTATTGGCGGAAGATAATGCCGTGAACCGAATGCTGGCAGTACGCCTGTTAAACAAAGCCGGGCATCACGTCAAAGTCGCTGAAAACGGGCGCGATGCCGTGCAAGCTTGGGAAAACAATCGCCCTGATGTGATCCTAATGGATGTGCAAATGCCCATTATGGATGGCTTGGAAGCCACTACCCTGATTCGGGCGCAAGAGCACGCGCAACAACTGCCTCACACCCCGATTGTTGCACTCACGGCCAATGCCATGAGCAGTGACCGCGAACAGTGCCTCAACAGCGGCATGGATGATTTCCTCAGCAAACCCTTTAACGTGCAAGATTTACTGGATGTGTTGATGCGCGTTTGTCCCGTTAAAGAAATCAATGATGAGTAG
- a CDS encoding DUF3131 domain-containing protein, whose translation MSFKQGLVRARSHLIFLTGLVTAFGLVGWLEGLSVGNANTPEAMIDISTEVNIAPPRALTAQEMAWAKTAWKYFQNNTIPGTGLVNSVDKYNASTLWDTSSYLMAVIAAQRLGIIDQTEFDARIFKALDSLTKMPLFEGKLPNKSYNTISLQMVDYNNQPSEKGIGWSAIDIGRVLVPFNVLTWHYPQHTASVKRVLETWDTAPMLVQGVLYGAAVSDDGKTEYLQEGRLGYEEYAAKSFNLMGLDVSNSLRYTDYLKFVDISGIQVATDSRSAQQYGAHNYVVSEPYILDGVEFGWDHLSQELAWRVYKAQEKRFAETGILTAVSEDNIDQPPYFVYNTVFTDGKIWNAITEKGEDASQFKTLSTKAAFGWHALYETDYTQKLVEKAATLADPERGWYSGLYEVSGQPNKALTANTNGIILEALAYKQGGKLMKLGK comes from the coding sequence ATGAGTTTTAAACAGGGCTTGGTGCGTGCGCGTAGCCATTTGATTTTTTTGACAGGGTTAGTCACCGCGTTTGGTTTGGTGGGTTGGTTGGAAGGGCTTAGTGTGGGCAATGCGAATACCCCGGAGGCAATGATCGACATCAGCACTGAGGTAAACATTGCGCCGCCGCGTGCCTTAACCGCGCAGGAAATGGCGTGGGCAAAAACGGCGTGGAAGTATTTTCAGAACAACACGATTCCTGGAACGGGGCTGGTGAATTCGGTTGATAAGTATAACGCCTCCACGTTGTGGGATACTTCGTCGTATTTGATGGCGGTGATTGCGGCGCAACGCTTAGGGATTATTGATCAAACCGAATTCGATGCGCGTATTTTCAAAGCCTTGGATTCTTTGACGAAAATGCCACTGTTTGAAGGCAAGTTGCCGAATAAATCCTACAACACGATTTCCTTACAAATGGTGGATTACAACAATCAGCCGAGCGAAAAAGGCATTGGCTGGTCGGCAATCGACATCGGGCGTGTACTCGTGCCGTTTAACGTGCTGACTTGGCATTACCCGCAACACACTGCATCGGTTAAGCGGGTGTTGGAAACGTGGGATACCGCGCCGATGTTGGTGCAGGGCGTATTGTATGGCGCGGCGGTTAGTGATGATGGCAAAACCGAATACCTACAGGAAGGGCGTTTGGGCTATGAAGAATATGCTGCCAAGTCCTTCAATCTGATGGGGCTGGATGTTTCCAATTCACTGCGTTACACCGATTACCTCAAGTTTGTGGATATTAGCGGGATTCAAGTTGCCACCGATAGCCGCAGTGCGCAGCAATACGGAGCGCACAACTACGTGGTGAGTGAACCGTACATTCTGGATGGCGTGGAATTCGGTTGGGATCACCTGTCGCAAGAATTGGCATGGCGTGTGTATAAGGCACAGGAAAAGCGCTTTGCCGAAACGGGCATTCTCACCGCCGTGTCGGAAGACAATATCGACCAGCCGCCGTACTTCGTTTACAACACGGTGTTTACCGATGGCAAAATCTGGAACGCTATCACGGAGAAGGGCGAAGATGCCAGCCAGTTTAAAACGTTGAGTACCAAGGCAGCATTTGGCTGGCACGCGCTGTATGAAACCGATTATACCCAGAAACTGGTGGAGAAGGCGGCGACCTTGGCTGACCCCGAACGCGGTTGGTATTCCGGTTTGTATGAGGTCAGCGGTCAGCCCAACAAAGCGCTTACCGCCAACACCAACGGCATCATCTTGGAAGCGTTGGCGTATAAGCAGGGCGGCAAGCTGATGAAGTTGGGGAAATAA